The following coding sequences are from one Anabas testudineus chromosome 16, fAnaTes1.2, whole genome shotgun sequence window:
- the rpp25l gene encoding ribonuclease P protein subunit p25-like protein, producing the protein MENYSKARTVEQPSVCPFPGLPLDTPEIRVKDGSKIRNLLRYALSRLEVKPRAAEEEPPPPSEERSMVVEGQQESGRPLCRQIVFTASGKGVSKAITCAEIVKRRVKTLHQLTRLLYSTVVEVWEPLEPGAGLDSLTVNRNVPAIWILLSRELLDSSQPGYQAPGRYNTLWAQSAVKEEGGGLTGQRAGHRKRRGGGGGGGGGSGGGGGGGRGKGPTRQTGLSRESTKGQN; encoded by the coding sequence ATGGAGAACTACAGTAAAGCTCGGACAGTGGAGCAGCCATCTGTCTGTCCATTCCCAGGACTTCCCCTCGACACACCGGAGATCCGCGTTAAAGATGGCAGCAAGATCCGTAACCTGTTGCGCTACGCTTTGAGCCGCCTGGAGGTCAAACCTCGTGCAGCAGAGGAAGAGCCACCACCCCCATCTGAGGAACGAAGCATGGTTGTGGAGGGACAACAGGAATCGGGTCGACCTCTCTGCAGACAGATCGTCTTCACAGCGAGCGGTAAGGGTGTATCCAAAGCCATCACCTGTGCAGAGATCGTGAAGCGGCGTGTGAAGACGCTCCACCAGCTCACCAGGCTGCTGTACAGCACTGTGGTGGAGGTGTGGGAGCCCCTGGAGCCAGGCGCCGGCCTCGACAGTCTGACAGTCAACAGGAACGTGCCTGCCATCTGGATCCTCCTCTCTAGAGAGCTGCTGGACTCCAGCCAGCCTGGGTACCAGGCACCGGGCCGCTACAACACCCTGTGGGCTCAGTCCGCTGTAAaagaggagggtggagggttgacaggacagagagcaggacatagaaagagaagaggaggaggaggaggaggaggaggcggcagcggcggcggcggcggcggcggcagaGGGAAAGGACCCACCCGCCAGACTGGACTGTCCAGAGAATCGACTAAAGGACAGAACTGA